A single Nicotiana tabacum cultivar K326 chromosome 5, ASM71507v2, whole genome shotgun sequence DNA region contains:
- the LOC107820615 gene encoding uncharacterized protein LOC107820615, with protein sequence MRKEGEKATLAFALCPSLVKDNLKNSLFTVLSWVEGLNTSPFTESVCVILTEMTNGEEQINHAMIVTANTVSGMPGPIRPTALAMAMPPAEKPGKFSGVDFKRWQQRMFFYLTTLSLQRFIQEDFLVVPEGTLDNERFLVTEAWKHSDFLCKNYILSGLEDGLYNVCSVMKTSRELWNALEKKYKTEDAGLKKFVAAKFLDFKMIDDKSVIAQVKELQVIVHDILTEGMVINEAFQVAAFIKKLPPLWKDFKNYLKHKRKEMTLEDLIVRLRIEEDNKAAKKKSRGSSTIMGANIVEEASTSKKRKKLSGSKNYPSKKRFKGNCHNCGKVGHKATERHAPKKDKKKSQANMIEKNDEIDDLCAMFSECNLVGNPRE encoded by the exons ATGAGGAAAGAAGGTGAAAAAGCAACTTTGGCTTTTGCACTTTGTCCCTCGTTGGTTAAAGACAA TTTGAAGAATAGTCTCTTCACTGTGTTGTCTTGGGTTGAAGGATTAAACACTTCACCATTTACTGAATCTGTTTGTGTCATATTGACAGAAATGACTAACGGAGAGGAACAAATTAATCATGCTATGATTGTTACTGCTAACACAGTTTCAGGGATGCCAGGTCCTATCCGTCCTACTGCACTTGCAATGGCTATGCCACCAGCGGAAAAGCCGGGGAAATTTTCTGGTGTTGACTTTAAGAGATGGCAGCAAAGGATGTTCTTTTATCTGACCACTTTAAGTCTGCAAAGGTTCATTCAAGAGGATTTTCTAGTCGTGCCTGAAGGAACCCTTGACAATGAGCGCTTCCTTGTTACTGAGGCTTGGAAGCACTCTGATTTCCTATGCAAAAATTACATTTTAAGTGGACTAGAAGATGGCCTGTACAACGTTTGTAGCGTCATGAAAACATCAAGAGAATTATGGAATGCTCTTgaaaagaagtacaagactgaagatgctgGACTAAAGAAGTTTGTGGCCGCCAAATTTCTGGATTTCAAAATGATTGACGATAAATCTGTCATAGCGCAAGTCAAAGAAttgcaagttattgttcatgaCATCCTTACTGAAG gtatggtcataaatgaaGCGTTTCAAGTTGCGGCATTTATTAAAAAGTTGCCTCCGCTGTGGAAGGACTTTAAGAATTACTTGAAACATAAGCGCAAGGAGATGACGCTTGAAGACCTTATTGTTCGTCTACGGATTGAAGAGGACAACAAGGCTGCTAAGAAGAAATCTCGTGGAAGTTCAACAATAATGGGTGCAAATATTGTTGAGGAAGCTTCAACgagtaaaaagagaaagaagctGTCTGGATCAAAGAATTATCCAAGCAAGAAGAGGTTTAAAGGTAATTGCCACAACTGTGGAAAGGTTGGACACAAGGCTACTGAACGTCATGCACCAAAGAAGGACAAAAAGAAAAGTCAAGCAAATATGATTGAGAAGAATGATGAAATAGACGACCTATGTGCCATGTTTTCAGAATGCAACTTAGTCGGAAATCCTAGAGAATGA